One Bacteroidales bacterium genomic window carries:
- a CDS encoding nucleoside hydrolase, whose product MKKSVIRFRLLFNREIAGQLILMAMAATLVLSSCGRTEDAGKESFRHHVIIDTDANNEVDDQHALAYLFFSGDDFAVEGVTVNATSDPRDGVTYSSVSDHYDEAKRVMQLCGVWNRIPLHTGAQGSFDEIEGNIHEGEFDGHEAVNFIIEQALKERDQELILLPVGKLTNIALALKKEPSIAENIRIVWLGANYPEPGEHNLEWDIEAMNYILDVDVPFEMVTVRYGDPSGTDAVKVSQAQMLQRMPEKGSKISEPVTGRHGGEFYTWGDYSANLFEMYDMGGNPPSRPLFDQAAVAIVKNSDWAESYKHPAPVYTDGQWVERPDNSRKITIWEWFDIYGIINDFFVVMNNPVTAERP is encoded by the coding sequence ATGAAAAAATCAGTTATTAGATTCAGATTACTTTTTAACAGGGAAATTGCCGGCCAACTTATATTAATGGCCATGGCAGCAACACTTGTTCTTTCAAGCTGCGGGAGAACAGAAGATGCCGGGAAAGAATCCTTCCGGCATCATGTCATTATTGATACCGATGCAAACAACGAGGTGGACGACCAACATGCCCTGGCCTACCTGTTTTTCAGCGGCGATGACTTTGCCGTCGAGGGGGTGACAGTAAATGCAACCAGCGATCCAAGGGACGGAGTCACATACTCATCCGTAAGCGACCACTATGATGAGGCAAAACGGGTGATGCAACTTTGCGGGGTGTGGAACCGGATACCTCTTCATACGGGCGCCCAGGGTTCATTCGATGAGATAGAGGGCAATATCCATGAAGGTGAATTTGATGGCCATGAGGCGGTAAATTTCATAATTGAACAGGCTCTCAAAGAGCGGGATCAGGAACTGATTTTGTTACCTGTGGGCAAATTGACAAATATTGCTCTTGCCCTTAAAAAAGAGCCATCAATAGCTGAAAATATAAGGATCGTGTGGTTGGGGGCCAATTATCCGGAACCTGGAGAACATAACCTGGAATGGGATATTGAGGCAATGAACTACATACTTGATGTAGATGTTCCCTTTGAGATGGTGACCGTCCGCTATGGGGATCCATCGGGCACAGATGCCGTTAAGGTTTCACAGGCACAGATGCTTCAAAGGATGCCCGAAAAGGGTTCGAAAATTTCTGAACCTGTTACCGGTCGACACGGCGGTGAGTTCTATACCTGGGGAGATTATTCGGCAAACCTTTTCGAGATGTACGATATGGGGGGCAATCCACCCAGCAGGCCGCTGTTCGACCAGGCTGCTGTGGCCATTGTGAAGAATTCGGATTGGGCAGAAAGTTACAAGCATCCTGCTCCGGTCTATACAGACGGACAATGGGTTGAACGACCCGACAATTCACGCAAAATAACCATCTGGGAGTGGTTCGACATTTACGGCATAATAAATGACTTTTTTGTTGTAATGAACAACCCGGTTACGGCTGAACGACCCTGA